In a genomic window of Deinococcus aquiradiocola:
- the recR gene encoding recombination mediator RecR, translated as MKYPPSLVALIRELSRLPGIGPKSAQRLAFHLFEQPREDIERLSSALLEAKRDLHTCPICFNITDAERCDVCSDPSRDQSTICVVEEPGDVIAIERSGEYQGLYHVLHGVISPMNGVGPDRLYIKALLPRLDTAREIILATGTTVEGEATALYLQRLLEPMGVALSRIAYGLPVGGALEYADEVTLGRALSGRQQLRRDPAK; from the coding sequence GTGAAGTACCCGCCCAGCCTCGTCGCCCTGATCCGCGAACTGTCCCGCCTCCCCGGCATCGGCCCGAAAAGCGCGCAGCGGCTCGCCTTCCACCTCTTCGAGCAGCCGCGCGAGGACATCGAGCGCCTGTCGAGCGCGCTGCTCGAAGCGAAACGCGACCTGCACACCTGCCCCATCTGCTTCAACATCACGGACGCGGAACGCTGCGACGTGTGCAGCGACCCCAGCCGCGACCAGAGCACCATCTGCGTGGTCGAGGAACCCGGTGACGTGATCGCCATCGAACGCAGCGGCGAGTACCAGGGCCTGTACCACGTGCTGCACGGCGTGATCTCGCCCATGAACGGCGTCGGCCCGGACCGCCTGTACATCAAAGCGCTGCTGCCTCGCCTGGACACGGCCCGCGAGATCATCCTCGCGACCGGCACGACCGTCGAGGGCGAAGCGACCGCACTGTACCTGCAGCGCCTGCTGGAACCGATGGGCGTCGCGCTGTCCCGCATCGCGTACGGCCTGCCGGTGGGCGGCGCGCTGGAGTACGCCGACGAGGTGACGCTGGGCCGCGCCCTGTCGGGCCGTCAGCAGCTGCGCCGCGACCCCGCCAAATAA
- a CDS encoding DJ-1/PfpI family protein has product MTLPGTVQPAEPFPPPGPQVGVVVYPGVNELELGVMLGLLLGVTLPGTVGTPDSAALTLARTRGSLLSAGGLVLTPQLAFAAAPSLAAVLVPGGTGAQKAGRDPALQALLTAARSARIPVGACGSGLLVLGEAGLLEGREVGCPGPLTDTVWGYRPAHLEPDAPVSDRQAGTGPLFTGPGGLDALHLTLAVAGEVWPADQLRDAAARVGARSGS; this is encoded by the coding sequence GTGACCCTGCCGGGCACCGTACAGCCCGCCGAGCCGTTCCCCCCGCCCGGCCCGCAGGTGGGCGTCGTCGTGTACCCGGGCGTGAACGAACTGGAGCTCGGCGTGATGCTGGGCCTGCTGCTGGGCGTCACGCTGCCCGGCACGGTCGGCACGCCCGACTCGGCCGCACTGACGCTCGCCCGGACGCGCGGGAGCCTGCTCAGCGCGGGCGGCCTCGTCCTCACGCCGCAGCTGGCGTTCGCGGCCGCGCCGTCCCTCGCGGCGGTGCTCGTGCCGGGCGGGACGGGCGCGCAGAAGGCGGGCCGCGACCCGGCCCTGCAGGCCCTGCTGACCGCCGCGCGGTCGGCCCGCATTCCGGTCGGCGCGTGCGGCAGCGGCCTGCTCGTGCTGGGCGAGGCGGGCCTGCTGGAGGGCCGCGAGGTCGGCTGCCCCGGCCCACTCACCGACACCGTCTGGGGGTACCGGCCCGCACACCTCGAACCGGACGCGCCCGTGAGCGACCGGCAGGCGGGCACCGGGCCCCTCTTCACCGGACCGGGCGGTCTGGACGCCCTGCACCTGACGCTGGCCGTCGCGGGCGAGGTGTGGCCCGCAGACCAGCTGCGGGACGCGGCCGCCCGCGTGGGCGCCAGGAGCGGCAGTTGA
- a CDS encoding serine/threonine-protein kinase — protein MTLTPHTLTVEASTPLGYRGGVEHLRARWQDQPVFIKQLGSRDPEQQERFAHEGFIARRLAHPLLVPLLAHSPQQLVFPYVDGCTLRDLIEEGPLDPAAAVRVTLGLLDVVTYLHAQGVTHHDLKPENVMLQDREQAAHAVRLIDLGMAHDRHATSDTHAGTRMGTPHFMAPEQFQGVRGDPRSDVYALGVLLWDAIAGHPPYADPLCWLIGRPATRDPLPGPAALHPILDRCLQHSPADRYASVMDLAAALNAVPL, from the coding sequence ATGACCCTCACCCCACACACGCTGACCGTCGAAGCCTCGACGCCGCTGGGGTACCGAGGAGGCGTGGAACACCTGCGCGCCCGCTGGCAGGACCAGCCGGTGTTCATCAAGCAGCTCGGCAGCCGCGACCCGGAACAGCAGGAACGCTTCGCGCACGAGGGATTCATCGCCCGGCGACTCGCGCACCCGCTCCTCGTGCCGCTGCTCGCGCACAGCCCGCAGCAGCTCGTCTTCCCGTACGTGGACGGCTGCACCCTGCGCGACCTGATCGAGGAAGGCCCCCTCGACCCGGCCGCCGCCGTGCGCGTCACGCTCGGCCTGCTGGACGTCGTCACGTACCTGCACGCGCAGGGCGTCACGCACCACGACCTGAAACCAGAGAACGTCATGCTGCAGGACCGCGAACAGGCCGCCCACGCCGTGCGCCTCATCGACCTCGGCATGGCGCACGACCGCCACGCGACCAGCGACACGCACGCCGGAACGCGCATGGGCACCCCGCACTTCATGGCGCCCGAACAGTTCCAGGGCGTGCGCGGCGACCCGCGCAGCGACGTGTACGCCCTCGGCGTCCTCCTGTGGGACGCGATCGCCGGGCACCCCCCCTACGCGGACCCGCTCTGCTGGCTGATCGGGCGGCCCGCCACGCGCGACCCGCTGCCCGGCCCGGCCGCGCTGCACCCCATCCTGGACCGCTGCCTGCAGCACTCGCCCGCCGACCGCTACGCGAGCGTCATGGACCTCGCCGCCGCCCTGAACGCCGTCCCGCTCTGA
- a CDS encoding YbaB/EbfC family nucleoid-associated protein yields MDMKKLMKQMQQAQAAAGKIQDQLAAQTVEGSASGLVTVVMNGHGKLQSLSIKPEAIVEGDPESLEDLLMVALKDAENKADALQRQATQSLGLPGGMF; encoded by the coding sequence ATGGACATGAAGAAACTGATGAAGCAGATGCAGCAGGCCCAGGCCGCTGCCGGGAAGATCCAGGACCAGCTCGCCGCGCAGACCGTCGAGGGCAGCGCCAGCGGCCTCGTCACGGTCGTCATGAACGGCCACGGCAAACTCCAGAGCCTCAGCATCAAACCCGAGGCCATCGTGGAGGGCGACCCGGAATCGCTGGAAGACCTGCTGATGGTCGCCCTCAAGGACGCCGAGAACAAGGCCGACGCCCTGCAGCGCCAGGCCACGCAGTCGCTCGGCCTGCCCGGAGGCATGTTCTGA
- a CDS encoding YceI family protein gives MNWNIDPAHSTASFTVRHLAISNVRGNFSGVEGTIVTDDAGKPVSVSARIPVDTVNTGQPDRDGHLKSPDFFHAEQHTHITFEGSSVKDLGGNEYDISGTLTMHGESRPVTLRTEVTGPAKDPMSGAQKIGAEATVQLNRKDYGLTWNVALEAGGVLVSENVKVHLEIQAAQA, from the coding sequence ATGAACTGGAACATCGACCCCGCCCACAGCACCGCCTCCTTCACCGTCCGCCACCTCGCCATCTCCAACGTCCGCGGCAACTTCAGCGGCGTCGAAGGTACCATCGTCACCGACGACGCCGGCAAGCCCGTCTCCGTCAGCGCCCGCATCCCGGTGGATACCGTCAATACCGGCCAGCCCGACCGTGACGGCCACCTCAAGAGCCCCGACTTCTTCCATGCCGAACAGCACACCCACATCACCTTCGAGGGCAGCAGCGTCAAGGACCTCGGCGGCAACGAGTACGACATCAGCGGCACGCTCACTATGCACGGCGAGAGCCGCCCCGTCACGCTCCGCACCGAAGTCACCGGCCCCGCCAAGGACCCCATGAGCGGCGCACAGAAGATCGGCGCGGAAGCCACCGTGCAGCTCAACCGCAAGGACTACGGCCTCACCTGGAACGTCGCGCTCGAAGCGGGCGGCGTCCTCGTCAGCGAGAACGTCAAGGTGCACCTCGAAATCCAGGCCGCCCAGGCCTGA
- a CDS encoding DHH family phosphoesterase, producing the protein MTTPTPSNAAEPQYEALVRRVAQELAAHAGDIVILAHVDPDGDALGSCLGLQRALRAAGKRAQTYMRLPQYLEFLPQDGEVLDELHAWPEDALLVVLDVDNNDARRVQGADLGRFTGRVINVDHHGTNVRRADVSLVDPTQAATAGMVADIADVLLAQAGAAWTPDIATPLLTGLNTDTGSFRFANTTPAVLRQAAVLVERGAQLAWINDRLSQNPPRYFALLKEVLGSMTFSHGGLIVTARVDSDMLARASAEWDDVESYVNTIRSARGTELACLFKDYGTHVKVSLRSRGRVSAQNIAVTLGGGGHFPAAGATVQAAFPEVQAAFDAAASAELARVGLNG; encoded by the coding sequence ATGACCACGCCCACCCCCAGCAACGCCGCCGAACCGCAGTACGAAGCCCTGGTGCGCAGGGTCGCGCAGGAACTCGCGGCCCACGCGGGCGACATCGTGATCCTCGCGCACGTCGACCCGGACGGCGACGCGCTCGGCAGCTGCCTCGGCCTGCAGCGCGCGCTGCGTGCCGCCGGAAAACGCGCGCAGACGTACATGCGCCTCCCTCAGTACCTGGAGTTCCTGCCGCAGGACGGCGAGGTGCTGGACGAACTGCACGCGTGGCCCGAAGACGCGCTGCTGGTGGTGCTGGACGTCGACAACAACGACGCGCGGCGCGTGCAGGGCGCGGACCTCGGCCGCTTCACGGGCCGCGTCATCAACGTCGACCATCACGGCACGAACGTGCGCCGCGCCGACGTGAGCCTCGTGGACCCCACGCAGGCGGCCACGGCGGGCATGGTGGCCGACATTGCCGACGTGCTGCTCGCGCAGGCGGGCGCCGCATGGACGCCCGACATCGCCACGCCCCTCCTGACGGGCCTGAACACCGACACCGGCTCGTTCCGGTTCGCGAACACCACGCCCGCCGTGCTGCGTCAGGCGGCCGTGCTGGTGGAGCGCGGCGCGCAGCTCGCATGGATCAACGACCGGCTGTCGCAGAATCCGCCCCGGTACTTCGCGCTGCTCAAGGAGGTGCTGGGCAGCATGACCTTCAGCCACGGCGGCCTGATCGTGACGGCCCGCGTGGACAGCGACATGCTCGCCCGTGCCAGTGCCGAGTGGGACGACGTGGAATCCTACGTGAACACCATCCGCAGCGCGCGCGGCACGGAACTCGCGTGCCTCTTCAAGGATTACGGCACGCACGTCAAGGTGTCGCTCCGGTCGCGCGGGCGGGTGTCGGCGCAGAACATCGCCGTGACGCTCGGCGGGGGCGGGCACTTCCCGGCGGCAGGCGCGACCGTGCAGGCCGCGTTCCCGGAGGTACAGGCGGCCTTCGACGCGGCGGCCAGTGCGGAACTCGCCCGCGTGGGCCTGAACGGCTGA
- a CDS encoding DUF3208 domain-containing protein — MSDPQGRAAIRLLQGYLWHPAHADLDLESYLPRELDEAYLLWDAVQPPFAFFENGEPTASQTFYQFTVLQVYDARPTSDDLNGDALAASTALGPLLEAMPQGVGWQLWEDLREL; from the coding sequence GTGAGCGATCCACAAGGCCGCGCCGCGATCCGCCTGTTGCAGGGGTATCTGTGGCACCCGGCGCACGCCGACCTCGACCTGGAGTCCTACCTGCCGCGCGAGCTGGACGAGGCGTACCTCCTCTGGGACGCGGTGCAGCCGCCCTTCGCGTTCTTCGAGAACGGCGAGCCGACCGCCAGTCAGACCTTCTACCAGTTCACGGTCCTGCAGGTGTACGACGCGCGCCCCACCAGCGACGACCTGAACGGCGACGCGCTCGCCGCGTCCACCGCGCTCGGACCGCTGCTGGAAGCCATGCCGCAAGGTGTCGGCTGGCAGCTGTGGGAGGACCTGCGGGAACTATGA
- a CDS encoding TspO/MBR family protein, producing the protein MNGLSRQIVLLLVTVSTLVMNALSTSLPLFGHSNEEISGNLPNAFTPAGVTFAVWGVIFLGLVVFAVYQALPGQRSARYDALFWPYLLSNVLNSTWLCAFQSLHFGLSVLVMLALLASLVWLYVRLDRMRLRGAERFALGVPVSLYLAWISVATVANVTAWLVSLGVTQGLAGVSAPVWSAVLACVAGGIGAFMLARRRDVAFGLVLVWALYGVYLARPEQGTVVTGVLVAGALLVLGLAFGFGRARRHPLQLL; encoded by the coding sequence ATGAACGGCCTCTCCCGTCAGATTGTCCTGCTGCTCGTGACGGTCAGCACACTCGTCATGAACGCCCTCAGCACGTCCCTGCCCCTCTTCGGTCACAGCAACGAGGAGATCAGCGGCAACCTCCCCAACGCCTTCACGCCCGCCGGAGTGACGTTCGCGGTGTGGGGCGTGATCTTCCTGGGCCTCGTGGTGTTCGCGGTGTATCAGGCGCTGCCGGGCCAGCGGAGCGCGCGGTACGACGCGCTGTTCTGGCCGTACCTGCTCTCGAACGTCCTGAACAGCACGTGGCTGTGCGCGTTCCAGAGCCTGCACTTCGGGCTCAGCGTGCTGGTGATGCTGGCGCTGCTCGCGTCGCTGGTGTGGCTGTACGTGAGGCTGGACCGAATGCGGCTGCGCGGCGCGGAACGCTTCGCGCTGGGCGTGCCCGTCAGCCTGTACCTCGCGTGGATTTCGGTCGCGACGGTCGCCAACGTCACGGCGTGGCTCGTGAGCCTCGGGGTCACGCAGGGCCTGGCGGGCGTGTCGGCACCCGTGTGGTCGGCGGTGCTGGCGTGCGTGGCGGGCGGCATCGGCGCGTTCATGCTGGCGCGCCGCCGGGACGTGGCGTTCGGGCTGGTGCTGGTGTGGGCGCTGTACGGCGTGTACCTCGCCCGGCCCGAGCAGGGCACCGTCGTGACGGGCGTGCTGGTGGCTGGGGCGCTGCTGGTGCTGGGGCTGGCGTTCGGGTTCGGGCGCGCGCGGCGTCACCCGCTGCAGCTGCTGTGA
- the holA gene encoding DNA polymerase III subunit delta: MFLAFSGHPFLAEEQARDVLSRRGLHLRDLPRLGGDDVRAETAAPLLAPSLFGDAAVLIDLTGVKVPAGFMDLLAKSGATAVMLDPSPTAARLKLYEAQGEHHASPAPTKQGDVTGWVTKRAQGMRLKLDREAASYLAEVFGADLAGIVAELNKLQLLDDTRLDRPAVSRVVGLEAPGDSFAMLGAATAGRPAEALLQLRRLLASGEDPFKLMGAVVWQYSLVARSVALLQTGERVTETLAAQRLNVKPYPAKKALEVARRLNEARIRAHLGRILEADQAMKRGLDAGAVMERLMVQLSL; encoded by the coding sequence ATGTTCCTGGCGTTCAGCGGTCACCCCTTCCTGGCCGAAGAGCAGGCGCGCGACGTGCTGTCCCGGCGCGGCCTGCACCTGCGCGACCTGCCGCGCCTGGGCGGCGACGACGTACGCGCCGAGACGGCCGCCCCGCTCCTCGCGCCGTCCCTGTTCGGGGACGCGGCCGTCCTGATCGACCTGACGGGCGTCAAGGTGCCCGCCGGATTCATGGACCTGCTCGCGAAGTCCGGCGCGACCGCCGTGATGCTGGACCCCTCCCCCACCGCCGCGCGCCTCAAGCTGTACGAGGCGCAGGGCGAGCACCACGCCTCCCCCGCCCCCACCAAGCAGGGCGACGTGACCGGCTGGGTCACGAAACGCGCGCAGGGTATGCGCCTGAAACTCGACCGGGAGGCCGCGTCGTACCTCGCCGAGGTGTTCGGCGCGGACCTCGCCGGAATCGTCGCCGAACTCAACAAACTTCAGCTGCTGGACGACACACGCCTCGACCGCCCGGCCGTCTCGCGCGTGGTGGGTCTCGAAGCGCCGGGCGACTCCTTCGCCATGCTGGGCGCCGCGACCGCCGGACGACCCGCCGAGGCACTCCTTCAGCTGCGCCGCCTCCTCGCGAGCGGCGAGGACCCCTTCAAGCTGATGGGCGCCGTCGTGTGGCAGTACAGCCTCGTGGCGCGCAGCGTGGCCCTGCTGCAGACCGGTGAACGCGTCACGGAGACGCTCGCCGCGCAACGCCTGAACGTCAAACCTTACCCCGCCAAGAAGGCCCTGGAAGTCGCGCGCCGCCTGAACGAAGCCAGAATCCGGGCGCACCTGGGCCGCATCCTGGAAGCTGACCAGGCCATGAAGAGGGGCCTGGACGCGGGCGCCGTGATGGAGCGCCTGATGGTGCAGCTCAGCCTGTAG
- a CDS encoding amino acid ABC transporter permease, with the protein MLGWLLGAAAAFYLLFLVITLVLRRMPAPIGENADLFVSAAQMTLYLTLASGVIGLGVGVLMGLARTSAFPPLRWLGGIYVWLIRGTPLLLQILFAYNALPLIFQALHIPVQLNDYWSAVLALALNVGAYNAEVIRAGIQAVPRGQTEAARSLGLSGGQTMQSVVLPQAMRIVVPPLVNNLVALLKDSSLASVIGILELVNQGGRIASSSFQFVPVYVTLGAVYLALTTVLTLFTDVLEKRVRVAGR; encoded by the coding sequence ATGCTGGGGTGGCTGCTGGGCGCGGCGGCGGCCTTTTACCTGCTGTTCCTCGTCATCACGCTCGTATTGCGGCGCATGCCTGCCCCGATCGGGGAGAACGCGGACCTGTTCGTGTCGGCCGCGCAGATGACGCTGTACCTGACGCTCGCCTCGGGCGTGATCGGGCTGGGGGTCGGGGTGCTGATGGGTCTGGCACGCACGAGTGCCTTCCCGCCGCTGCGCTGGCTGGGCGGCATCTACGTGTGGCTCATCCGCGGGACGCCGCTGCTGCTGCAGATCCTGTTCGCCTACAACGCGCTGCCGCTCATCTTTCAGGCGCTGCACATTCCCGTTCAGCTGAACGACTACTGGTCGGCGGTGCTGGCGCTGGCGCTGAACGTCGGTGCGTACAACGCCGAGGTGATCCGGGCTGGCATCCAGGCAGTGCCGCGCGGGCAGACGGAGGCGGCGCGCTCGCTGGGCCTGAGTGGCGGGCAGACGATGCAGAGCGTGGTGCTGCCGCAGGCGATGCGGATCGTGGTGCCGCCGCTCGTGAACAACCTCGTGGCACTGCTGAAGGACAGTTCGCTGGCGTCCGTGATCGGGATTCTGGAACTGGTGAATCAGGGTGGCCGCATCGCGAGTTCCAGCTTCCAGTTCGTGCCGGTGTACGTGACGCTGGGTGCGGTGTACCTGGCCCTGACGACGGTGCTGACGCTGTTCACGGACGTGCTGGAGAAGCGGGTGCGGGTGGCGGGCCGCTGA
- a CDS encoding DUF4384 domain-containing protein, whose amino-acid sequence MNRRTLLSAALLMGMTATASAAPKITAQSIIVNPTPGDLSVQVWTNRDTTGQANPRYAIGDKLSVAVKATQDAYVYLFNVNADGQIDLFFPNGYEGDNFVKANTTRRFPGQNAKYSLTVGGPEGQDKLLAVASRTKLNIDQIANFAGSQGFAQVGFSGQDKLAQALSIVVSPLDQGTWVTDTAYFYVGGGQNGYTPYPFGQNGNGGSTGTVQPAPVQPAPVQPAPVQPAPVQPAPVQPAPTQPVTQIQPGERQDSTFDAAIQAAYSRTKGTESLGDASTYVTRWGTGVWQKFSGVAAYGDAVVLHADGSSRAYAVHGSILKRYLALAQAEGGNRPPSRLGWAAGDEKIITRNTFGTTGLYGYFQNGALYFSEKHGTFWLVGDVLKKYQGLGGSGSFLGFPVRDQFMTGGGWAADFEGGSIRYVNGRYVVTRK is encoded by the coding sequence ATGAACCGACGCACCCTGCTGAGCGCCGCCCTGCTGATGGGCATGACCGCCACCGCCTCCGCCGCCCCCAAGATCACCGCGCAGAGCATCATCGTGAACCCCACGCCCGGCGACCTGAGCGTGCAGGTCTGGACGAACCGCGACACGACCGGCCAGGCCAACCCCCGCTACGCCATCGGCGACAAGCTGAGCGTGGCCGTCAAGGCCACCCAGGACGCCTACGTGTACCTCTTCAACGTCAACGCTGACGGCCAGATCGACCTGTTCTTCCCGAACGGCTACGAGGGCGACAACTTCGTGAAGGCCAACACCACCCGCCGCTTCCCCGGACAGAACGCCAAGTACAGCCTCACCGTCGGCGGCCCCGAAGGGCAGGACAAGCTGCTCGCCGTCGCGTCGCGCACCAAGCTCAACATCGACCAGATCGCCAACTTCGCGGGCAGTCAGGGCTTCGCACAGGTCGGCTTCAGCGGCCAGGACAAGCTCGCGCAGGCCCTCAGCATCGTCGTCAGCCCCCTCGACCAGGGCACCTGGGTGACCGACACCGCGTACTTCTACGTCGGCGGCGGCCAGAACGGCTACACTCCGTACCCCTTCGGTCAGAACGGCAACGGCGGCAGCACCGGCACCGTCCAGCCTGCCCCCGTCCAGCCCGCGCCCGTGCAGCCTGCGCCCGTCCAGCCCGCCCCGGTTCAGCCTGCGCCCGTGCAGCCCGCCCCCACCCAGCCCGTCACGCAGATCCAGCCGGGCGAACGCCAGGACAGTACCTTCGACGCCGCCATCCAGGCCGCGTACAGCCGTACCAAGGGCACCGAATCCCTCGGCGACGCCAGCACCTACGTGACCCGCTGGGGCACCGGCGTGTGGCAGAAGTTCAGCGGTGTGGCCGCCTACGGTGACGCCGTGGTCCTGCACGCCGACGGCAGCAGCCGCGCGTACGCCGTGCACGGCAGCATCCTGAAACGCTACCTGGCGCTCGCGCAGGCCGAGGGCGGCAACCGTCCCCCCAGCCGCCTCGGCTGGGCCGCCGGTGACGAGAAGATCATCACCCGCAACACCTTCGGCACCACCGGCCTGTACGGCTACTTCCAGAACGGCGCGCTGTACTTCAGCGAGAAGCACGGCACCTTCTGGCTCGTCGGGGACGTCCTCAAAAAGTACCAGGGGCTCGGCGGGTCCGGCAGCTTCCTCGGCTTCCCCGTCCGTGACCAGTTCATGACTGGTGGCGGCTGGGCCGCCGACTTCGAAGGCGGCAGCATCCGGTACGTGAACGGCAGGTACGTCGTCACCCGCAAGTAA
- a CDS encoding HAD family hydrolase, whose amino-acid sequence MNDLASQPSTAAPSRHVAFDWGGVYTVGTFDGRSTARLAERLGLPVQAVRDSYFRHVRQLEVGAWTLPQFWEVLAQESGAAAADPAFTYPDFETLYLGSIHRNEPMYALLARLPQEVRVGLLSNNYPVVSDHLRQDPAFSRLHNPVFSNEIGVKKPDPASFQALEDAMGVPAAQVAFVDDVQENIDAAGRAGFHGLLYDHTRHEDFERRLADWLGQPV is encoded by the coding sequence ATGAACGATCTCGCGTCCCAGCCGTCCACTGCCGCCCCCTCCCGCCACGTGGCGTTCGACTGGGGCGGCGTGTACACGGTCGGCACCTTCGACGGCCGCTCCACCGCCCGCCTCGCCGAGCGCCTCGGGCTGCCGGTGCAGGCCGTGCGGGACAGTTACTTCCGGCACGTGCGTCAGCTGGAGGTGGGCGCGTGGACGCTCCCGCAGTTCTGGGAGGTGCTCGCGCAGGAGAGCGGCGCTGCCGCCGCAGACCCCGCCTTCACGTACCCGGACTTCGAGACGCTGTACCTGGGCAGCATTCACCGGAACGAACCGATGTACGCCCTGCTCGCCCGCCTGCCGCAGGAGGTGCGCGTGGGCCTGCTCAGCAACAACTACCCCGTCGTGAGCGATCACCTGCGGCAGGACCCGGCCTTCTCGCGCCTGCACAACCCCGTGTTCAGCAACGAGATCGGCGTGAAGAAACCCGACCCGGCGTCCTTCCAGGCGCTGGAGGACGCGATGGGCGTCCCGGCCGCGCAGGTGGCCTTCGTGGACGACGTGCAGGAGAACATCGACGCGGCCGGACGCGCGGGCTTCCACGGCCTGCTGTACGACCACACCCGCCACGAGGACTTCGAACGCCGCCTCGCCGACTGGCTCGGCCAGCCCGTCTGA
- a CDS encoding NUDIX hydrolase — MSTLILPPQATQAGLAVDIAAFAMHDGELQVLLVERGSLPHARTWALPGGFVLQGEELNEAALRELRVKTTVELEPRLLEQFYTFGAVGRDPRGRVVSVAHMAVLPHGTVRVSGGGNALGAGWFPAHTPPPLAFDHHEILRHAIDRLQIRLEYALLALEFLPDTFTLPELQGVYEAILNKRLDKRNFRKRLLSQGVLTTSGERRSGVGRPAQLYRKASRVRIPGPL; from the coding sequence ATGAGTACGCTAATTCTGCCGCCGCAGGCCACGCAGGCCGGGCTGGCAGTCGACATTGCCGCCTTCGCCATGCACGACGGCGAACTTCAGGTGCTGCTGGTGGAGCGCGGCAGCCTCCCGCACGCCCGGACGTGGGCGCTGCCGGGCGGCTTCGTGCTGCAGGGCGAGGAACTCAACGAGGCGGCGCTGCGCGAACTGCGCGTCAAGACGACCGTCGAACTTGAACCCAGGCTGCTGGAGCAGTTCTACACCTTCGGCGCGGTGGGCCGCGACCCGCGCGGGCGCGTGGTGAGCGTGGCGCACATGGCGGTCCTGCCGCACGGCACGGTCCGCGTGAGCGGCGGCGGGAACGCCCTCGGGGCAGGCTGGTTCCCGGCGCACACCCCTCCCCCGCTGGCCTTCGATCACCACGAGATCCTGCGGCACGCCATCGACCGCCTGCAGATCCGGCTGGAGTACGCGCTGCTGGCCCTGGAGTTTCTACCGGACACGTTCACGCTGCCGGAACTGCAGGGCGTGTACGAGGCGATCCTGAACAAACGCCTCGACAAGCGCAACTTCCGCAAACGCCTCCTGAGTCAGGGCGTCCTGACGACGTCCGGCGAGCGGCGCAGCGGCGTGGGCCGTCCGGCGCAGCTGTACCGCAAGGCGAGCCGAGTGCGGATTCCCGGCCCGCTCTGA